A single region of the Eleginops maclovinus isolate JMC-PN-2008 ecotype Puerto Natales chromosome 4, JC_Emac_rtc_rv5, whole genome shotgun sequence genome encodes:
- the slc17a6b gene encoding vesicular glutamate transporter 2.1, producing the protein MESVKMRATAGVKEFAGKTLGHMHRLIERKQKTGEVIELTEDGRPREAAEKKPPLCDCNCFGLPRRYIIAIMSGLGFCISFGIRCNLGVAIVGMVNNSTIHQNGKIIITEKAKFNWDPETVGLIHGSFFWGYIVTQIPGGYISSRLAANRVFGAAIVLTSILNMLIPSAARVHYGCVIFVRILQGLVEGVTYPACHGIWSKWAPPLERSRLATLSFCGSYAGAVIAMPLAGILVQYSGWSSVFYVYGCFGMFWYIFWVLVSYESPAEHPTITDEERCYIEESIGESVKLAGPAEKFKTPWRKFFTSMPVYAIIVANFCRSWTFYLLLISQPAYFEEVFGFEISKVGALSALPHLVMTIIVPLGGMLADHLRSKNILSTTNVRKIMNCGGFGMEATLLLVVGYSHSKGVAISFLVLAVGFSGFAISGFNVNHLDIAPRYASILMGISNGVGTLSGMVCPLIVGTMTKNKTREEWQSVFLIASMVHYGGVIFYGLFASGEKQPWADPELTSEEKCGFIDEDELAEETGDITQGYGAFGGPPKSYGATTQVNGGWASGWEKTEEYVQEEAQAGGYGYRQDEGYS; encoded by the exons ATGGAGTCAGTAAAGATGAGAGCCACAGCGGGGGTGAAGGAATTTGCAGGGAAGACCCTGGGTCATATGCACAG GTTGattgagaggaaacagaaaactGGGGAGGTGATCGAGCTGACGGAGGACGGACGGCCCCGTGAGGCCGCGGAGAAGAAACCCCCACTGTGTGACTGCAACTGCTTCGGTCTTCCCCGCCGGTACATCATCGCCATCATGAGCGGCCTGGGTTTCTGCATCTCCTTCGGTATCCGGTGTAACCTGGGCGTGGCTATAGTGGGCATGGTCAACAACAGCACCATCCACCAGAACGGCAAGATCATCATCACAGAG AAAGCCAAGTTCAACTGGGATCCGGAGACAGTGGGTTTGATTCACGGATCCTTTTTCTGGGGCTACATCGTTACTCAAATCCCGGGAGGATACATATCCTCTAGGCTGGCAGCAAACAG GGTATTTGGTGCAGCCATTGTGCTTACCTCGATTCTCAACATGTTAATTCCCTCGGCTGCCCGAGTCCACTATGGGTGTGTCATCTTTGTCAGGATATTACAAGGGCTGGTGGAG GGAGTGACCTACCCAGCCTGCCATGGCATCTGGAGTAAGTGGGCTCCTCCGCTGGAAAGGAGTCGTCTGGCCACCCTCTCATTCTGTG GCTCATATGCTGGTGCTGTGATAGCGATGCCTCTTGCTGGGATCCTGGTTCAGTACTCGGGCTGGTCCTCTGTGTTCTACGTCTATG GATGCTTCGGCATGTTCTGGTATATTTTCTGGGTCCTTGTGTCTTATGAGAGCCCTGCTGAACATCCTACTATCACGGATGAGGAACGCTGCTACATTGAGGAGAGCATTGGAGAGAGCGTCAAGCTAGCGGGTCCTGCTGAG AAATTCAAGACCCCCTGGAGGAAGTTCTTCACCTCCATGCCCGTCTATGCAATCATTGTGGCTAACTTCTGCAGGAGCTGGACCTTTTACCTGCTGCTGATCAGCCAGCCTGCATACTTTGAGGAAGTGTTTGGCTTTGAGATAAGCAAG GTCGGCGCTCTGTCTGCCCTGCCACATTTGGTTATGACCATCATTGTGCCTCTCGGCGGCATGCTGGCTGACCACCTACGCAGCAAGAACATCTTGTCGACTACCAATGTCAGGAAAATAATGAACTGTGGAG GATTTGGCATGGAGGCCACATTGCTGCTGGTTGTTGGATATTCCCACAGCAAAGGGGTGGCCATCTCCTTCCTGGTGCTGGCAGTGGGATTCAGTGGATTTGCTATATCGG GCTTTAATGTCAATCACCTGGACATCGCGCCACGCTACGCCAGTATCTTAATGGGCATCTCTAATGGTGTGGGCACCCTGTCTGGGATGGTGTGCCCTTTGATCGTTGGTACTATGACAAAGAACAAG ACTCGAGAGGAGTGGCAGTCTGTGTTCCTGATCGCCTCCATGGTGCACTATGGGGGAGTGATCTTCTATGGGCTCTTTGCGTCGGGAGAAAAACAGCCGTGGGCCGACCCAGAACTCACCAGCGAGGAGAAGTGTGGCTTCATAGACGAGGATGAGCTGGCAGAAGAGACGGGCGACATCACTCAGGGTTACGGTGCCTTTGGTGGTCCGCCTAAGTCGTACGGTGCCACCACGCAAGTGAACGGAGGCTGGGCTTCAGGCTGGGAGAAGACGGAGGAGTACGTCCAGGAAGAAGCACAGGCAGGAGGCTACGGATACAGGCAGGATGAGGGATACTCCTAG
- the ano5b gene encoding anoctamin-5b isoform X2, with product MRRITGKAKDETLIELQNATESQTGSDENGGNSVSALSERATLPGQAETEKLQPNKDTVFFRDGVRRIDYVLSYVDDKDGEKKQEWRREFEANLEKQGLELETEDKSDSKDQKTYFLKIHAPWDVLTTYADILKIKVPFKLNDIPRGHDVPLEWLSHPFRLPEHIMLPQPDYFTYPFDKNKTDFFLISDKDTFFPPSTRNRIVYYILARCPYNKEVRKEKDKTGIKRLLSNGTYTAAFPLHDCQYWKRARNAECESERYNLYEHWARFLCFYKEQPLNLIRKYYGEKIGIYFAWLGFYTEMLFLAAVMGVICFTYGVLSYEDNRSSKEICDPEIGGSIVMCPLCDKKCPFWKLNSTCFSSWQSHLFDNEGTVFFAIFMGIWVTLFLEFWKRRQARLEYEWDLVDFEEEQQQLQIRPEFEIRCTDKRLNKITQEMEPYLPTTSKCVRFCLSSATVIFWISLIVACIIGVIAYRLAVYAAFASIIKDPLRKIQVVGRFITPQLATSVTASCINFVIIMILNFFYERVAVWITDMEIPKTHLEYENRLTMKMFLFQFVNYYSSCFYVAFFKGKFVGYPGDYSYMFGKLRNEECDPGGCLIELTTQLVIVMAGKQLWGNIQEALLPLMRNWWSRRKGRHHLENHSSRWEQDHRLLNFSQLGLFYEYLEMVIQFGFITLFVASFPLAPLLALFNNILEIRVDSWKFTTQFRRPVASKARNIGAWQEILNAVAILSVVTNAFIMAFTSDMIPRMVFLYAYGKDASMTGYVNNSLSIYNIYQIPAVSMPEERVNWFDNTTSTCRYRDYRYPPGHPREYNHTMQFWHILAAKMTFIIIMEHVVFVVKFFVAWMIPDVPSVVKARFKRERYLIQEYLHNYEVEKVKIQMSASFITEQSSEISSMTDKQEVLSECL from the exons ATGAAAATGGTGGGAATAGTGTCAGTGCATTATCTGAAAGAGCGACGCTGCCTGGGCAGGCAGAG aCAGAAAAGTTACAACCAAACAAGGACACTGTGTTCTTCAGGGATGGAGTTCGGCGAATAGACTATGTGTTGTCTTATGTTGATGATAAAGATGGAGAAAAGAAACAG GAGTGGAGGAGGGAGTTTGAGGCCAACCTTGAGAAACAGGGTCTTGAGCTGGAGACTGAAGACAAATCG GACTCAAAAGACCAAAAGACATATTTCCTGAAGATCCATGCTCCATGGGATGTACTGACGACCTACGCTGACATCTTAAAGATTAAAGTCCCCTTCAAGTTGAATGATATCCCCCGTGGTCATGATGTCCCGCTGGAGTGGCTCTCGCATCCTTTCCGTTTGCCAGAGCACATCATGCTTCCACAACCGGACTACTTTACCTACCCCTTCGACAAGAACAAGACCGACTTCTTCCTTATCAGTGACAAGGATACCTTCTTCCCGCCCTCCACAAGAAACAGAATC GTGTACTACATCCTGGCTCGTTGCCCGTACAACAAAGAGGTTcggaaagaaaaagacaagacgGGAATCAAACGATTACTCAGCAATGGGACGTATACGGCAGCCTTTCCTCTTCATGAT tgtCAATACTGGAAAAGGGCAAGAAACGCTGAATGCGAGAGTGAGCGCTACAACTTGTACGAGCACTGGGCTCGGTTTCTCTGCTTTTACAAAGAGCAGCCTCTCAACCTCATCAG GAAGTACTATGGGGAGAAGATTGGGATCTACTTTGCCTGGCTGGGCTTCTACACAGAGATGCTGTTTTTGGCAGCCGTCATGGGCGTCATATGTTTCACGTATGGAGTGCTCAGTTATGAGGACAACAGGTCAAG CAAAGAAATATGTGACCCCGAGATTGGGGGCAGTATCGTGATGTGTCCACTTTGTGATAAGAAGTGCCCTTTCTGGAAGCTCAACTCTACATGTTTCTCATCCTGG CAATCCCATCTGTTTGATAATGAAGGAACGGTATTCTTTGCCATATTTATGGGGATTTGGG TCACTCTGTTTTTGGAGTTCTGGAAACGGCGTCAAGCCCGTCTGGAGTACGAGTGGGACTTGGTGGACTTTGAAGAGGAGCAGCAACAGCTTCAAATCCGACCCGAGTTTGAGATCCGATGCACCGACAAGAGACTCAACAAGATCACTCAG GAAATGGAGCCGTATCTTCCCACTACAAGCAAGTGTGTTCgcttctgtctctcctctgccACTGTTATATTCTGG ATCTCTCTGATTGTGGCCTGTATAATCGGTGTTATAGCGTACAGATTGGCGGTGTATGCTGCCTTCGCGAGTATCATTAAAGACCCCCTGAGAAAGATCCAGGTGGTGGGCAGGTTCATCACTCCACAGCTCGCCACTTCTGTCACTGCCTCCTGCATCAACTTTGTCATCATCATGATCCTCAACTTCTTTTATGAGAGGGTGGCCGTCTGGATCACCGACATGG AAATCCCAAAGACCCACCTGGAGTATGAGAATAGGTTGACCATGAAGATGTTCCTCTTCCAGTTTGTCAACTACTACTCATCGTGCTTCTACGTGGCCTTCTTCAAAGGCAAATTTGTCGGTTATCCTGGCGACTACTCATATATGTTCGGCAAACTAAGAAATGAGGAG TGTGACCCCGGAGGCTGTCTGATTGAGCTCACCACACAGCTTGTGATTGTTATGGCAGGAAAACAACTGTGGGGCAACATTCAGGAAGCTCTGCTGCC GCTGATGCGTAACTGGTGGAGTAGGAGGAAGGGACGGCACCATCTTGAGAATCATTCCAGCCGCTGGGAGCAGGACCACAGGCTGCTGAACTTCAGCCAACTGGGGTTGTTTTATGAGTATCTGGAGATGG TGATCCAATTTGGTTTCATCACATTGTTTGTGGCCTCGTTTCCTCTGGCTCCTCTCCTGGCTCTGTTCAACAACATCCTGGAGATCAGGGTGGACTCCTGGAAGTTCACCACCCAATTCAGACGACCGGTGGCGTCCAAGGCCCGAAACATTGGAGCGTGGCAGGAAATCCTCAACGCAGTGGCCATTCTGTCTGTTGTTACAAAT GCTTTCATCATGGCGTTTACTTCCGACATGATCCCCCGTATGGTCTTTCTGTATGCCTATGGTAAAGATGCCAGCATGACGGGCTACGTTAACAACAGCCTGTCAATATACAACATCTATCAGATACCCGCTGTCAGCATGCCCGAAGAGCGAGTCAACTGGTTTGATAACACGACTTCCACCTGCAG ATACCGTGACTACCGTTACCCTCCGGGCCACCCGAGGGAGTACAATCACACCATGCAGTTTTGGCATATCCTGGCAGCCAAAATgacctttattattataatggaG cacGTTGTCTTTGTGGTGAAGTTCTTTGTGGCGTGGATGATCCCAGACGTCCCATCAGTTGTGAAGGCGCGGTTCAAACGAGAGCGCTACCTGATTCAAGAGTACCTGCATAACTATGAGGTGGAGAAGGTCAAAATCCAGATGAGTGCCAGTTTCATCACAGAGCAATCATCAGAAATATCCTCAATGACAGACAAACAAGAAGTGTTGTCTGAGTGCCTGTAG
- the ano5b gene encoding anoctamin-5b isoform X1: protein MRRITGKAKDETLIELQNATESQTGSDGPAVLTAFRINLHSDENGGNSVSALSERATLPGQAETEKLQPNKDTVFFRDGVRRIDYVLSYVDDKDGEKKQEWRREFEANLEKQGLELETEDKSDSKDQKTYFLKIHAPWDVLTTYADILKIKVPFKLNDIPRGHDVPLEWLSHPFRLPEHIMLPQPDYFTYPFDKNKTDFFLISDKDTFFPPSTRNRIVYYILARCPYNKEVRKEKDKTGIKRLLSNGTYTAAFPLHDCQYWKRARNAECESERYNLYEHWARFLCFYKEQPLNLIRKYYGEKIGIYFAWLGFYTEMLFLAAVMGVICFTYGVLSYEDNRSSKEICDPEIGGSIVMCPLCDKKCPFWKLNSTCFSSWQSHLFDNEGTVFFAIFMGIWVTLFLEFWKRRQARLEYEWDLVDFEEEQQQLQIRPEFEIRCTDKRLNKITQEMEPYLPTTSKCVRFCLSSATVIFWISLIVACIIGVIAYRLAVYAAFASIIKDPLRKIQVVGRFITPQLATSVTASCINFVIIMILNFFYERVAVWITDMEIPKTHLEYENRLTMKMFLFQFVNYYSSCFYVAFFKGKFVGYPGDYSYMFGKLRNEECDPGGCLIELTTQLVIVMAGKQLWGNIQEALLPLMRNWWSRRKGRHHLENHSSRWEQDHRLLNFSQLGLFYEYLEMVIQFGFITLFVASFPLAPLLALFNNILEIRVDSWKFTTQFRRPVASKARNIGAWQEILNAVAILSVVTNAFIMAFTSDMIPRMVFLYAYGKDASMTGYVNNSLSIYNIYQIPAVSMPEERVNWFDNTTSTCRYRDYRYPPGHPREYNHTMQFWHILAAKMTFIIIMEHVVFVVKFFVAWMIPDVPSVVKARFKRERYLIQEYLHNYEVEKVKIQMSASFITEQSSEISSMTDKQEVLSECL, encoded by the exons ATGAAAATGGTGGGAATAGTGTCAGTGCATTATCTGAAAGAGCGACGCTGCCTGGGCAGGCAGAG aCAGAAAAGTTACAACCAAACAAGGACACTGTGTTCTTCAGGGATGGAGTTCGGCGAATAGACTATGTGTTGTCTTATGTTGATGATAAAGATGGAGAAAAGAAACAG GAGTGGAGGAGGGAGTTTGAGGCCAACCTTGAGAAACAGGGTCTTGAGCTGGAGACTGAAGACAAATCG GACTCAAAAGACCAAAAGACATATTTCCTGAAGATCCATGCTCCATGGGATGTACTGACGACCTACGCTGACATCTTAAAGATTAAAGTCCCCTTCAAGTTGAATGATATCCCCCGTGGTCATGATGTCCCGCTGGAGTGGCTCTCGCATCCTTTCCGTTTGCCAGAGCACATCATGCTTCCACAACCGGACTACTTTACCTACCCCTTCGACAAGAACAAGACCGACTTCTTCCTTATCAGTGACAAGGATACCTTCTTCCCGCCCTCCACAAGAAACAGAATC GTGTACTACATCCTGGCTCGTTGCCCGTACAACAAAGAGGTTcggaaagaaaaagacaagacgGGAATCAAACGATTACTCAGCAATGGGACGTATACGGCAGCCTTTCCTCTTCATGAT tgtCAATACTGGAAAAGGGCAAGAAACGCTGAATGCGAGAGTGAGCGCTACAACTTGTACGAGCACTGGGCTCGGTTTCTCTGCTTTTACAAAGAGCAGCCTCTCAACCTCATCAG GAAGTACTATGGGGAGAAGATTGGGATCTACTTTGCCTGGCTGGGCTTCTACACAGAGATGCTGTTTTTGGCAGCCGTCATGGGCGTCATATGTTTCACGTATGGAGTGCTCAGTTATGAGGACAACAGGTCAAG CAAAGAAATATGTGACCCCGAGATTGGGGGCAGTATCGTGATGTGTCCACTTTGTGATAAGAAGTGCCCTTTCTGGAAGCTCAACTCTACATGTTTCTCATCCTGG CAATCCCATCTGTTTGATAATGAAGGAACGGTATTCTTTGCCATATTTATGGGGATTTGGG TCACTCTGTTTTTGGAGTTCTGGAAACGGCGTCAAGCCCGTCTGGAGTACGAGTGGGACTTGGTGGACTTTGAAGAGGAGCAGCAACAGCTTCAAATCCGACCCGAGTTTGAGATCCGATGCACCGACAAGAGACTCAACAAGATCACTCAG GAAATGGAGCCGTATCTTCCCACTACAAGCAAGTGTGTTCgcttctgtctctcctctgccACTGTTATATTCTGG ATCTCTCTGATTGTGGCCTGTATAATCGGTGTTATAGCGTACAGATTGGCGGTGTATGCTGCCTTCGCGAGTATCATTAAAGACCCCCTGAGAAAGATCCAGGTGGTGGGCAGGTTCATCACTCCACAGCTCGCCACTTCTGTCACTGCCTCCTGCATCAACTTTGTCATCATCATGATCCTCAACTTCTTTTATGAGAGGGTGGCCGTCTGGATCACCGACATGG AAATCCCAAAGACCCACCTGGAGTATGAGAATAGGTTGACCATGAAGATGTTCCTCTTCCAGTTTGTCAACTACTACTCATCGTGCTTCTACGTGGCCTTCTTCAAAGGCAAATTTGTCGGTTATCCTGGCGACTACTCATATATGTTCGGCAAACTAAGAAATGAGGAG TGTGACCCCGGAGGCTGTCTGATTGAGCTCACCACACAGCTTGTGATTGTTATGGCAGGAAAACAACTGTGGGGCAACATTCAGGAAGCTCTGCTGCC GCTGATGCGTAACTGGTGGAGTAGGAGGAAGGGACGGCACCATCTTGAGAATCATTCCAGCCGCTGGGAGCAGGACCACAGGCTGCTGAACTTCAGCCAACTGGGGTTGTTTTATGAGTATCTGGAGATGG TGATCCAATTTGGTTTCATCACATTGTTTGTGGCCTCGTTTCCTCTGGCTCCTCTCCTGGCTCTGTTCAACAACATCCTGGAGATCAGGGTGGACTCCTGGAAGTTCACCACCCAATTCAGACGACCGGTGGCGTCCAAGGCCCGAAACATTGGAGCGTGGCAGGAAATCCTCAACGCAGTGGCCATTCTGTCTGTTGTTACAAAT GCTTTCATCATGGCGTTTACTTCCGACATGATCCCCCGTATGGTCTTTCTGTATGCCTATGGTAAAGATGCCAGCATGACGGGCTACGTTAACAACAGCCTGTCAATATACAACATCTATCAGATACCCGCTGTCAGCATGCCCGAAGAGCGAGTCAACTGGTTTGATAACACGACTTCCACCTGCAG ATACCGTGACTACCGTTACCCTCCGGGCCACCCGAGGGAGTACAATCACACCATGCAGTTTTGGCATATCCTGGCAGCCAAAATgacctttattattataatggaG cacGTTGTCTTTGTGGTGAAGTTCTTTGTGGCGTGGATGATCCCAGACGTCCCATCAGTTGTGAAGGCGCGGTTCAAACGAGAGCGCTACCTGATTCAAGAGTACCTGCATAACTATGAGGTGGAGAAGGTCAAAATCCAGATGAGTGCCAGTTTCATCACAGAGCAATCATCAGAAATATCCTCAATGACAGACAAACAAGAAGTGTTGTCTGAGTGCCTGTAG